A stretch of the Panicum virgatum strain AP13 chromosome 9N, P.virgatum_v5, whole genome shotgun sequence genome encodes the following:
- the LOC120690521 gene encoding gamma-interferon-responsive lysosomal thiol protein-like isoform X1: MIAPGPRRLLLLPVALLLLLVAAAGGAFLPRSPVAAEGAKKVSLVLYYESLCPYCSRFIVNHLAGIFEDGLIDAVDLRLVPYGNARVGSNGDISCQHGPYECLLNTVEACAIDAWPDLDVHFRFIYCVEDLVVKRQYKEWESCFQKLGLDPKPVTECYKSEQGHKLELKYANQTDALVPPHRYVPWVVVDGQPLLEDYENFEAYVCKAYKGSPPKVCEGLVHPPVALETVVARNGVTYNSGGIELATAEEEGRDSKIRMRLPDNEN; encoded by the exons ATGATTGCTCCCGGCCCCCGGCGTCTGCTCCTCCTGCCGGTcgcactcctcctcctcctcgtcgccgccgcgggcggcgccTTCCTGCCGCGGTCGCCGGTGGCCGCGGAGGGGGCGAAGAAGGTCTCCCTGGTGCTCTACTACGAGTCGCTGTGCCCCTACTGCTCGCGGTTCATCGTGAACCACCTCGCCGGGATCTTCGAGGACGGGCTCATCGACGCCGTGGACCTCCGGCTCGTCCCCTACGGCAACGCCCGCGTCGGGTCCAATGGCGACATCTCTTGCCAG CATGGTCCGTACGAGTGCCTGCTCAACACCGTGGAAGCTTGCGCCATCGACGCCTGGCCGGATTTG GACGTGCATTTCCGTTTCATCTACTGCGTGGAGGACCTGGTGGTGAAGCGTCAGTACAAGGAGTGGGAGTCCTGCTTCCAGAAGCTGGGGCTTGACCCGAAGCCCGTAACTGAATGCTACAAAAGCGAACAGGGTCACAAG CTTGAGCTCAAGTACGCGAACCAGACCGACGCTCTCGTGCCGCCGCACCGGTACGTCCCGTGGGTGGTCGTCGACGGGCAGCCACTGCTTGAG GACTACGAGAACTTCGAGGCTTACGTCTGCAAGGCCTACAAGGGCAGTCCTCCGAAGGTCTGCGAGGGGCTGGTGCATCCGCCGGTGGCGCTCGAGACCGTGGTGGCGCGCAACGGCGTCACTTACAACTCCGGCGGCATCGAGCTTGCGACTGCTGAAGAGGAGGGAAGGGACAGCAAGATTAGGATGCGGCTCCCGGACAATGAAAACTGA
- the LOC120690519 gene encoding rab3 GTPase-activating protein catalytic subunit-like isoform X1: MASSSSARYAKHRRIGEDEEAEEDEEEAEEELERFDDFTIASSWERFISEIEAICRQWLADGPKILMKKGADCVPPFENLYMIKRELKHGKRVYSMEYHFMKSAKGKNSYWDDDTHSMQLSFGVDEFLMIAPLSASGVVLDDPESTKLLSSVAIALSNCGSNWPAFVPVHDPSRKAYIGIQNLGTVFTRRFEADRIGSQVPIRLMHLEGLHELFLSKFVLSSTDFPARVKVHFSMKLTYRTPEYDYDNVTLDSEAAESLTENEVASHPKKQWDDDCPWAEWYSAEDPVKGFDLTAIWGERTFEETLEMAEVENVSSFDADSWFLHPVVSQYMVDDSIGKFVGFASQLQLLVNAYESSVEAQFLEDFVADTSGQDNLKSTNVPPPSVIDRVMKDLFSDEAGNSNYMEAENKYTRAMRGAPADSLFGQFCLHALWFGNCNIRAIAVLWIDFVREIRWCWEESERLPRMKSSSTIDLSSCLIHQKLQMLAICIERKKSPNHEKGAGHKDETSNSKAVTKTRKGSAGVVPKMMLLNTFQEMHAPYTQDAPLMTEDMHEERLHAAEAFGNAIGLSGQLERDILSSDMSAFKAANPDAVFEDFIRWHSPGDWVSEGKADGNSGWPPKGKLSQRMSEHGNVWRKIWNDAPPLPVSEQKSLLDPVREGEKVLHYLETLRPQQLLEQMVCTAFKSSADILNKTTYGGFKLMKTKMDQLYATMVSTLKSLQGNSDISDLAGDLKRLCQVFEHIEKLLILAASVHRKLIDAPRLAQAIFADYFNYYLPKMGTTLESICYEKEFTTKEKVGMHERDAVSNLFPPPTANQSWRKVLSMGNLLNGHEPLQREIIFSVQERISNGHYSSPTPLCTDDEQIQTHRMYISGTSNDLWVALSVTSWD, encoded by the exons AtggcctcctcgtcctccgctaGGTACGCGAAGCACCGCCGGATCGGGGAGGAcgaagaggcggaggaggacgaggaggaggccgaagaGGAG CTTGAGCGGTTTGATGATTTCACTATTGCTTCATCATGGGAAAG GTTCATATCTGAGATAGAGGCTATTTGCCGTCAGTGGCTTGCTGATGGCCCAAAGATCTTAATG AAAAAAGGTGCAGATTGTGTTCCTCCCTTTGAAAACTTATACATGATCAAACGGGAACTGAAGCATGGGAAAAGAGTGTATTCTATGGAGTATCATTTCATGAAATCTGCAAAAG GCAAAAACTCGTACTGGGATGATGATACACATAGCATGCAGCTCTCATTTGGAGTTGATGAGTTTTTG ATGATTGCTCCACTGAGTGCCAGCGGTGTGGTTCTTGACGACCCGGAATCAACTAAACTTTTGAGTTCTGTAGCAATTGCTCTTTCTAATTGTGGCAG CAATTGGCCAGCATTTGTACCTGTTCACGACCCTTCACGGAAAGCATATATTGGAATTCAGAACCTGGGAACAGTGTTTACTCGAAGATTTGAAGCTGACCGAATTGGTAGCCAAGTGCCAATAAGACTCATGCATCTGGAGGGGTTACATGAGCTATTTCTATCAAAATTT GTTCTATCCTCGACAGATTTTCCAGCCAGGGTAAAGGTTCATTTTTCAATGAAGCTTACCTACCGGACTCCTGAATACGATTATGATAACGTGACTTTAGACTCTGAAGCTGCTGAATCGTTAACTGAAAATGAAGTTGCAAGCCACCCCAAAAAACAATGGGATGATGATTGCCCTTGGGCAGAGTGGTACTCTGCTGAGGATCCTGTGAAAG GTTTTGATCTGACTGCCATTTGGGGAGAGAGGACATTTGAAGAAACCCTTGAGATGGCTGAAGTGGAAAATGTTTCGTCCTTTGATGCTGATAGCTGGTTTCTTCACCCAGTTGTATCTCAATACAT GGTAGACGATTCTATTGGAAAATTTGTTGGGTTTGCATCCCAGCTACAGCTTCTAGTGAATGCGTATGAATCATCAGTGGAGGCGCAGTTTTTGGAAGATTTTGTTGCAG ATACTTCAGGTCAGGACAACTTGAAATCTACTAATGTGCCTCCACCATCTGTTATTGATCGTGTTATGAAAGATCTTTTCAGTGATG AGGCTGGAAACTCAAACTATATGGAAGCAGAAAACAAGTATACCCGTGCTATGAGAGGCGCACCTGCAGATTCACTTTTTGGCCAGTTCTGTTTGCACGCACTTTGGTTTGGCAACTGCAATATACGTG CAATTGCTGTATTGTGGATTGACTTTGTACGTGAAATTCGTTGGTGCTGGGAAGAATCGGAAAGATTGCCTAGGATGAAAAGCAGTTCGACCATTGATCTCTCCTCTTGTCTTATCCACCAAAAGTTACAAATG CTTGCGATATGCATTGAGAGAAAGAAATCACCGAACCATGAGAAAGGTGCTGGACACAAAGATGAAACTTCAAATAGTAAG GCCGTCACCAAAACTCGGAAAGGATCAGCTGGTGTTGTGCCTAAAATGATGCTCCTGAATACATTTCAGGAAATGCATGCTCCATATACTCAG GATGCACCTTTGATGACCGAAGATATGCATGAAGAAAGGCTTCACGCAGCTGAAGCTTTCGGCAATGCCATT GGTCTATCTGGTCAACTGGAAAGGGATATATTATCTTCGG ATATGTCTGCTTTTAAAGCTGCAAACCCAGATGCCGTCTTTGAAGATTTTATTCGGTGGCATTCACCTGGTGACTGGGTGAGTGAGGGCAAAGCAGATGGTAATTCAGGCTGGCCTCCTAAAGGAAAGCTTTCTCAGCGTATGTCTGAACATGGGAATGTGTGGCGCAAAATCTGGAATGATGCTCCACCATTGCCTGTATCCGAACAGAAGTCGCTGCTTGATCCTGTTCGGGAAGGAGAAAAG GTGCTTCATTACCTTGAAACTTTGAGGCCACAGCAGCTCCTTGAGCAAATGGTGTGCACTGCCttcaaatcatcagctgacatCCTGAACAAGACCACATATGGTGGCTTCAAGTTAATGAAGACTAAAATGGATCAGCTATATGCCACAATGGTGTCAACACTGAAATCTCTTCAAG GAAATTCTGACATCAGTGATTTGGCTGGAGACCTGAAACGGCTTTGTCAAGTTTTTGAGCACATCGAGAAGTTGCTGATTCTTGCTGCTTCCGTCCATAGGAAGCTTATAGATGCTCCACGACTGGCGCAAGCAATTTTTGCTGACTACTTCAACTACTATCTTCCGAAAATGGGAACTACTTTGGAAAGCATTTGCTAtgaaaag GAGTTCACCACTAAGGAAAAGGTGGGGATGCACGAGAGAGATGCTGTATCAAACCTGTTTCCTCCCCCTACTGCTAATCAGTCATGGAGGAAGGTTTTGAGCATGGGAAATCTTTTGAATGGCCATGAACCACTGCAAAGGGAAATCATATTCTCGGTCCAGGAGAGAATAAGCAACGGTCACTATTCGAGCCCAACCCCATTATGTACTGATGATGAGCAGATCCAGACACATAGGATGTATATATCTGGGACATCTAATGATCTTTGGGTTGCATTGTCTGTGACATCCTGGGATTGA
- the LOC120690522 gene encoding mitochondrial import inner membrane translocase subunit TIM22-4-like — protein sequence MASPEPSAAGAGAGGESTSQAAAVEPIRMPTVEEIKGQDIWNNCAVRSVVSGVMGGGLGVLMGLFFGALDNPIMAEEMTARQQIVYTAKQMGRRSLSNAKTFAVMGLIFSAAECVVEKARAKHDTTNTAVAGCVTGGALAVKGGPKATCIGCVGFAAFSLAIEKFFDRHT from the exons ATGGCCTCGCCGGAGCCATCCGCGGCGGGTGCCGGCGCCGGGGGCGAGTCCAccagccaggcggcggcggtggagccgaTCCGGATGCCGacggtggaggagatcaaggggCAGGACATCTGGAACAACTGCGCGGTCCGCAGCGTCGTCAGTGGCGTCATGG GAGGCGGTCTTGGTGTACTTATGGGACTATTCTTTGGAGCTCTGGACAATCCAATAATGGCAGAGGAGATGACAGCAAGGCAACAAATAGTATACACAGCAAAACAGATGGGTAGGAGAAGTTTAAGCAATGCCAAAACCTTTGCGGTGATGGGTCTGATTTTCTCAGCAGCTGAATGTGTCGTAGAGAAG GCTCGGGCAAAGCATGACACTACCAATACTGCGGTTGCTGGCTGTGTCACAGGTGGAGCTTTAGCAGTAAAAG gtGGCCCTAAAGCAACATGCATTGGATGTGTGGGTTTTGCTGCCTTCTCACTGGCGATTGAGAAGTTCTTTGATCGGCATACTTAA
- the LOC120690520 gene encoding glycine-rich cell wall structural protein 1.0-like — MEDSVRDEERRELGETAAQAKAHQEEVAAAGGAGGGGEPAQDGGFLSAMASRIGATMSGTNGSGGEANAAAASDGGEALKRDGDGDPGEEGGFLIAMASRIGAAMSGANGGSESDGGGTAAVASDEYDEGKEKDEGNGGGGIFHKLLSSSPAASSPASGALEAEEAKGEGKDQGVSDEQTGILSAMVSKIGMAMSAANGNGNHGTEDASKTSNGHAADVSSGEEKGGDANGGGILNTVASKIGMAMSGANGDANHGGSGVNAKTSNGNSVDASMDEKRSEMNGGGILSAVASKIGMANGSGNHSTEGDAKKNNGDAVNGSKGEEEKEKGHDANGAGIVEQIISNLPSDDQALDSEEASLLISIIDD; from the exons ATGGAGGATTCGGTGCGTgacgaggagaggagggagttGGGGGAGACCGCGGCGCAGGCGAAAGCGCATCAGGAAGAagtagcggcggccggcggtgctggcggcggcggcgagccggcgcagGACGGCGGGTTCCTGAGCGCCATGGCGTCCAGGATCGGCGCGACGATGTCCGGGACGaacgggagcggcggcgaggccaatGCGGCCGCGGCGTCTGATGGTGGCGAGGCGTTGAAGagagacggcgacggcgaccccgGTGAGGAGGGCGGGTTCCTGATCGCAATGGCGTCCAGGATTGGCGCGGCGATGTCCGGTGCTAATGGCGGGAGCGAAAGCGACGGCGGTGGAACTGCGGCCGTGGCGTCTGATGAGTATGACGAGGGCAAGGAGAAGGACGAAGGAAACGGCGGTGGCGGAATCTTCCATAAGCTCCTGTCCAGTTCGCCCGCTGCTTCGTCGCCGGCGTCAG GAGCATTGGAAGCAGAGGAAGCAAAAGGGGAAGGGAAGGATCAGGGCGTGTCAGACGAGCAAACCGGGATTCTGAGCGCGATGGTCTCCAAGATTGGCATGGCCATGTCTGCCGCCAATGGCAACGGAAACCACGGCACCGAGGACGCCAGCAAGACGAGCAATGGTCACGCTGCTGATGTCAGTAGCGGTGAGGAGAAGGGCGGCGACGCGAATGGTGGTGGAATCCTGAACACCGTGGCTTCTAAGATTGGCATGGCCATGTCTGGCGCAAATGGTGATGCGAACCATGGCGGCAGTGGGGTCAACGCCAAGACGAGCAATGGCAACTCCGTTGATGCTAGTATGGATGAGAAGAGGTCCGAGATGAATGGTGGTGGGATTCTGAGCGCTGTCGCTTCCAAGATCGGCATGGCCAATGGCAGTGGCAACCACAGCACCGAGGGCGATGCCAAAAAGAACAATGGCGACGCTGTTAATGGCAGCAAgggcgaggaggagaaggagaaggggcATGATGCGAATGGTGCTGGAATCGTTGAGCAGATCATCTCCAATCTCCCCTCAG ATGATCAGGCGCTAGACTCCGAGGAGGCTTCCCTGCTCATATCCATTATTGATGACTAG
- the LOC120690521 gene encoding gamma-interferon-responsive lysosomal thiol protein-like isoform X2: MAARLAVPALLLLLLLASSAAAAVGDEGPEKVAVALYYESLCPYSASFVVDRLARVFEDGLLDAVDLTLLPYGNARVHAGGEISCQHGPYECLLNTVEACAIDAWPDLDVHFRFIYCVEDLVVKRQYKEWESCFQKLGLDPKPVTECYKSEQGHKLELKYANQTDALVPPHRYVPWVVVDGQPLLEDYENFEAYVCKAYKGSPPKVCEGLVHPPVALETVVARNGVTYNSGGIELATAEEEGRDSKIRMRLPDNEN; this comes from the exons ATGGccgcccgcctcgccgtccccgcgctcctcctcctcctgctgctcgcgtcctccgcggccgcggcggtcggcgacgagggGCCGGAGAAGGTGGCCGTGGCGCTCTACTACGAGTCGCTGTGCCCCTACTCGGCGAGCTTCGTGGTGGACCGCCTCGCCAGGGTCTTCGAGGATGGCCTCCTCGACGCCGTCGACCTCACGCTCCTCCCCTACGGCAACGCCAGGgtccacgccggcggcgagatctCGTGCCAG CATGGTCCGTACGAGTGCCTGCTCAACACCGTGGAAGCTTGCGCCATCGACGCCTGGCCGGATTTG GACGTGCATTTCCGTTTCATCTACTGCGTGGAGGACCTGGTGGTGAAGCGTCAGTACAAGGAGTGGGAGTCCTGCTTCCAGAAGCTGGGGCTTGACCCGAAGCCCGTAACTGAATGCTACAAAAGCGAACAGGGTCACAAG CTTGAGCTCAAGTACGCGAACCAGACCGACGCTCTCGTGCCGCCGCACCGGTACGTCCCGTGGGTGGTCGTCGACGGGCAGCCACTGCTTGAG GACTACGAGAACTTCGAGGCTTACGTCTGCAAGGCCTACAAGGGCAGTCCTCCGAAGGTCTGCGAGGGGCTGGTGCATCCGCCGGTGGCGCTCGAGACCGTGGTGGCGCGCAACGGCGTCACTTACAACTCCGGCGGCATCGAGCTTGCGACTGCTGAAGAGGAGGGAAGGGACAGCAAGATTAGGATGCGGCTCCCGGACAATGAAAACTGA
- the LOC120690413 gene encoding eukaryotic translation initiation factor 2 subunit alpha homolog, translated as MPNLECRMYEPRFPEVDAAVMIQVKHIADMGAYVSLLEYNNIEGMILFSELSRRRIRSISSLIKVGRQEPAIVLRVDRDKGYIDLSKRRVSEEEAQACEDRYNKSKLVHSIMRHVAETLEIDLEPLYQRIGWPLYRKYGHAIEAFKLIVTDPDSILDALTYEEKETGPDGQEVTKVVPAVTPEVKDSLVKNIKRRMTPQPLKIRADVEMKCFQFDGVLHIKQAMKKAEASGNDTCPVKIKLVAPPLYVLTTQTLDKEQGISVLTDAIKACTAEIEKYKGKLVVKEPPRAVSEREEKQLLDQFNSLVAQNEEVDGDDDSEEEEDTGMGDVDLTNTGVTAY; from the exons ATGCCGAACCTCGAGTGCCGGATGTACGAGCCGCGGTTCCCCGAGGTGGACGCGGCCGTGATGATTCAGGTGAAGCACATCGCCGACATGGGCGCGTACGTCTCCCTGCTCGAGTACAACAACATCGAGGGCATGATCCTCTTCTCCGAGCTCTCCCGTCGCCGCATCCGCTCCATCTCCTCCCTCATCAAGGTCGGCCGACAGGAGCCCGCCATCGTGCTCCGTGTCGACCGCGACAAGGGGTACATCGACCTCTCCAAGCGCCGTGTCTCAGAGGAGGAGGCGCAGGCCTGCGAGGACAGGTACAACAAGTCCAAGCTCGTGCACTCCATCATGCGCCACGTTGCAGAGACGCTCGAGATCGACCTCGAGCCGCTCTACCAGCGCATAGGCTGGCCGCTCTACCGCAAGTACGGCCACGCCATCGAGGCCTTCAAGCTCATCGTCACTGACCCCGACTCCATCCTCGACGCTCTGACCTACGAGGAGAAGGAGACCGGCCCAGATGGCCAGGAG GTGACTAAGGTGGTGCCTGCTGTCACTCCTGAGGTTAAGGATTCTCTGGTGAAGAACATAAAGAGGAGGATGACACCACAGCCACTCAAGATCCGTGCTGATGTGGAGATGAAATGCTTCCAGTTTGATGGAGTGCTTCACATTAAG CAAGCCATGAAGAAAGCTGAAGCCTCTGGTAACGATACCTGTCCTGTGAAGATTAAGCTAGTTGCTCCTCCACTTTATGTTCTGACCACACAGACTCTTGATAAG GAGCAAGGCATTTCAGTTCTCACTGATGCAATCAAGGCTTGTACAGCGGAGATTGAAAAATACAAGGGAAAGTTGGTGGTGAAGGAACCACCAAGAGCT GTGAGCGAGCGGGAAGAAAAGCAACTCCTCGACCAGTTTAATTCCTTGGTGGCGCAAAATGAAGAggttgatggtgatgatgacagtgaagaggaggaagacaCAGGAATGGGTGACGTCGACCTTACAAATACCGGAGTCACAGCTTATTAA
- the LOC120690570 gene encoding glucan endo-1,3-beta-glucosidase 9-like, whose amino-acid sequence MPSNRRRPLPPFAPGLLLLLPFLAVAPPPAASAVGVNWGFASSHPLPAAQVVQGLLLPNSVPRVRLAAASSDALSALAGTGVAVTVGVPDALLRPLASSTKAAAAWVHDNITRYASSVRFEYIAVGDEPFLLSHGQHFQPFVVPAAANIKKALTAAKLSTKIKVVVPCSADTYQNASMLPSKASFRPDVNKTMGELLSFLSNNSSPFMVELDPFLSFQRHKNLSLDYYLFQLMSHPVKDGQNKYDNYFDASIDAVVTALTNAGFSDMDIIVGRAGWPTDGAVNATPAIAQSFMIGLVNHLAKKSGTPLRPKVPPVETYLFSLLDEDQRNTTNGGYERHHGIFTFDGQAKYYANIGQGPKSLKNALDVGYFPSKWCVIDNNKDLSNVSASFSAACSHGDCTALSPGGSCSGLGWPGNVSYAFNNYYQQHDQSEDSCDFNGLGLITTVDPSVNDCLFPLAIRTSAAASLHLTLAMFRLLVFWVCIFCL is encoded by the exons ATGCCGTCcaatcgccgccgcccgctgccgccgttcGCACCTGGCcttctcctgctgctgcctttcctcgccgtggcgccgccaccggcggcctCCGCGGTGGGCGTGAACTGGGGCTTCGCGTCCTCCCACCCGCTCCCGGCGGCGCAGGTCGTGCAGGGCCTGCTCCTCCCCAACTCCGTCCCGCgcgtccgcctcgccgccgcctcctccgacgCTCTCTCGGCGCTCGCGGGCACCGGCGTCGCCGTCACCGTCGGGGTCCCCGACGCGCTGCTCCGGCCCCTCGCCTCCTCaaccaaggccgccgccgcctgggtcCACGATAACATCACCCGTTATGCCTCCAGCGTTCGGTTCGA ATATATTGCTGTTGGGGATGAGCCATTTCTTCTTAGTCATGGACAACATTTCCAGCCCTTTGTAGTTCCTGCAGCAGCAAATATCAAAAAAGCGCTGACTGCTGCAAAATTATCTACCAAGATCAAGGTGGTAGTACCCTGTAGCGCTGACACATACCAGAATGCATCTATGCTGCCTTCGAAAGCTAGCTTCAGACCTGATGTTAACAAGACCATGGGAGAACTACTCTCATTTCTTAGTAACAATAGTTCACCATTTATGGTCGAGCTGGATCCATTTTTGAGCTTTCAACGGCACAAGAATCTGTCATTGGACTATTATCTTTTCCAACTGATGTCACATCCAGTAAAAGATGGTCAAAACAAGTATGACAACTACTTCGATGCAAGCATAGATGCTGTGGTTACTGCTCTAACCAATGCTGGCTTCAGTGACATGGACATCATTGTCGGCAGAGCAGGATGGCCAACAGATGGAGCTGTGAATGCAACTCCAGCTATTGCTCAGTCGTTCATGATTGGCCTAGTCAACCACCTTGCCAAAAAGTCTGGGACTCCTCTTCGTCCTAAAGTGCCTCCAGTTGAAACATATCTCTTCAGCCTTCTAGACGAAGATCAGAGGAATACGACAAATGGAGGTTATGAAAGACACCACGGTATTTTCACCTTTGATGGCCAGGCAAAGTACTATGCTAACATAGGTCAAGGTCCTAAATCACTCAAGAATGCCCTTGATGTGGGCTACTTTCCATCAAAATGGTGTGTGATTGACAACAACAAGGACCTCTCCAATGTTTCTGCCAgtttttctgcagcttgctctcATGGTGACTGCACTGCTCTGTCACCTGGTGGCTCCTGCTCTGGCCTTGGCTGGCCTGGCAATGTGTCATATGCGTTCAACAACTACTACCAACAGCATGATCAGAGTGAAGACAGCTGCGACTTCAATGGCCTAGGTTTGATAACGACTGTTGATCCATCTGTCAATGATTGCTTGTTTCCTCTCGCAATTCGGACTTCTGCTGCCGCTTCTTTGCACCTGACATTGGCCATGTTTCGGTTACTAGTTTTCTGGGTTTGCATTTTTTGTTTATAG
- the LOC120690519 gene encoding rab3 GTPase-activating protein catalytic subunit-like isoform X2: MQLSFGVDEFLMIAPLSASGVVLDDPESTKLLSSVAIALSNCGSNWPAFVPVHDPSRKAYIGIQNLGTVFTRRFEADRIGSQVPIRLMHLEGLHELFLSKFVLSSTDFPARVKVHFSMKLTYRTPEYDYDNVTLDSEAAESLTENEVASHPKKQWDDDCPWAEWYSAEDPVKGFDLTAIWGERTFEETLEMAEVENVSSFDADSWFLHPVVSQYMVDDSIGKFVGFASQLQLLVNAYESSVEAQFLEDFVADTSGQDNLKSTNVPPPSVIDRVMKDLFSDEAGNSNYMEAENKYTRAMRGAPADSLFGQFCLHALWFGNCNIRAIAVLWIDFVREIRWCWEESERLPRMKSSSTIDLSSCLIHQKLQMLAICIERKKSPNHEKGAGHKDETSNSKAVTKTRKGSAGVVPKMMLLNTFQEMHAPYTQDAPLMTEDMHEERLHAAEAFGNAIGLSGQLERDILSSDMSAFKAANPDAVFEDFIRWHSPGDWVSEGKADGNSGWPPKGKLSQRMSEHGNVWRKIWNDAPPLPVSEQKSLLDPVREGEKVLHYLETLRPQQLLEQMVCTAFKSSADILNKTTYGGFKLMKTKMDQLYATMVSTLKSLQGNSDISDLAGDLKRLCQVFEHIEKLLILAASVHRKLIDAPRLAQAIFADYFNYYLPKMGTTLESICYEKEFTTKEKVGMHERDAVSNLFPPPTANQSWRKVLSMGNLLNGHEPLQREIIFSVQERISNGHYSSPTPLCTDDEQIQTHRMYISGTSNDLWVALSVTSWD, translated from the exons ATGCAGCTCTCATTTGGAGTTGATGAGTTTTTG ATGATTGCTCCACTGAGTGCCAGCGGTGTGGTTCTTGACGACCCGGAATCAACTAAACTTTTGAGTTCTGTAGCAATTGCTCTTTCTAATTGTGGCAG CAATTGGCCAGCATTTGTACCTGTTCACGACCCTTCACGGAAAGCATATATTGGAATTCAGAACCTGGGAACAGTGTTTACTCGAAGATTTGAAGCTGACCGAATTGGTAGCCAAGTGCCAATAAGACTCATGCATCTGGAGGGGTTACATGAGCTATTTCTATCAAAATTT GTTCTATCCTCGACAGATTTTCCAGCCAGGGTAAAGGTTCATTTTTCAATGAAGCTTACCTACCGGACTCCTGAATACGATTATGATAACGTGACTTTAGACTCTGAAGCTGCTGAATCGTTAACTGAAAATGAAGTTGCAAGCCACCCCAAAAAACAATGGGATGATGATTGCCCTTGGGCAGAGTGGTACTCTGCTGAGGATCCTGTGAAAG GTTTTGATCTGACTGCCATTTGGGGAGAGAGGACATTTGAAGAAACCCTTGAGATGGCTGAAGTGGAAAATGTTTCGTCCTTTGATGCTGATAGCTGGTTTCTTCACCCAGTTGTATCTCAATACAT GGTAGACGATTCTATTGGAAAATTTGTTGGGTTTGCATCCCAGCTACAGCTTCTAGTGAATGCGTATGAATCATCAGTGGAGGCGCAGTTTTTGGAAGATTTTGTTGCAG ATACTTCAGGTCAGGACAACTTGAAATCTACTAATGTGCCTCCACCATCTGTTATTGATCGTGTTATGAAAGATCTTTTCAGTGATG AGGCTGGAAACTCAAACTATATGGAAGCAGAAAACAAGTATACCCGTGCTATGAGAGGCGCACCTGCAGATTCACTTTTTGGCCAGTTCTGTTTGCACGCACTTTGGTTTGGCAACTGCAATATACGTG CAATTGCTGTATTGTGGATTGACTTTGTACGTGAAATTCGTTGGTGCTGGGAAGAATCGGAAAGATTGCCTAGGATGAAAAGCAGTTCGACCATTGATCTCTCCTCTTGTCTTATCCACCAAAAGTTACAAATG CTTGCGATATGCATTGAGAGAAAGAAATCACCGAACCATGAGAAAGGTGCTGGACACAAAGATGAAACTTCAAATAGTAAG GCCGTCACCAAAACTCGGAAAGGATCAGCTGGTGTTGTGCCTAAAATGATGCTCCTGAATACATTTCAGGAAATGCATGCTCCATATACTCAG GATGCACCTTTGATGACCGAAGATATGCATGAAGAAAGGCTTCACGCAGCTGAAGCTTTCGGCAATGCCATT GGTCTATCTGGTCAACTGGAAAGGGATATATTATCTTCGG ATATGTCTGCTTTTAAAGCTGCAAACCCAGATGCCGTCTTTGAAGATTTTATTCGGTGGCATTCACCTGGTGACTGGGTGAGTGAGGGCAAAGCAGATGGTAATTCAGGCTGGCCTCCTAAAGGAAAGCTTTCTCAGCGTATGTCTGAACATGGGAATGTGTGGCGCAAAATCTGGAATGATGCTCCACCATTGCCTGTATCCGAACAGAAGTCGCTGCTTGATCCTGTTCGGGAAGGAGAAAAG GTGCTTCATTACCTTGAAACTTTGAGGCCACAGCAGCTCCTTGAGCAAATGGTGTGCACTGCCttcaaatcatcagctgacatCCTGAACAAGACCACATATGGTGGCTTCAAGTTAATGAAGACTAAAATGGATCAGCTATATGCCACAATGGTGTCAACACTGAAATCTCTTCAAG GAAATTCTGACATCAGTGATTTGGCTGGAGACCTGAAACGGCTTTGTCAAGTTTTTGAGCACATCGAGAAGTTGCTGATTCTTGCTGCTTCCGTCCATAGGAAGCTTATAGATGCTCCACGACTGGCGCAAGCAATTTTTGCTGACTACTTCAACTACTATCTTCCGAAAATGGGAACTACTTTGGAAAGCATTTGCTAtgaaaag GAGTTCACCACTAAGGAAAAGGTGGGGATGCACGAGAGAGATGCTGTATCAAACCTGTTTCCTCCCCCTACTGCTAATCAGTCATGGAGGAAGGTTTTGAGCATGGGAAATCTTTTGAATGGCCATGAACCACTGCAAAGGGAAATCATATTCTCGGTCCAGGAGAGAATAAGCAACGGTCACTATTCGAGCCCAACCCCATTATGTACTGATGATGAGCAGATCCAGACACATAGGATGTATATATCTGGGACATCTAATGATCTTTGGGTTGCATTGTCTGTGACATCCTGGGATTGA